From a single Campylobacter concisus genomic region:
- a CDS encoding polyprenyl synthetase family protein yields MSLLGDFVKFLNANLPKAPSFHPYYEEALGVMLKAGGKHFRALLLLGVVESVDKSLTQKAMRVALGLEMMHTYSLIHDDLPLMDNASLRRGTPTLHVTYDETTAILAGDALNTHAFYEISRADLSAKTRIKCVEILSENAGVSGMVLGQALDCFFENTNKEDIKRAKAKFGLSGKMLSLDELVFLHIHKTAKLIAASLKMGAVIVNLSETECEKIYDIGLKLGLAFQIQDDIIDLTSDEAAAGKPVHNDLAKNSFTNLLGLSGAKKKKDELICEIEEALNQIDSGIAKMILELTDKHLR; encoded by the coding sequence ATGAGCCTACTTGGGGACTTCGTAAAATTTCTAAATGCAAATTTGCCAAAGGCGCCTAGCTTTCATCCTTACTACGAGGAGGCGCTTGGTGTTATGCTAAAGGCTGGAGGCAAGCACTTTAGGGCGCTTTTGCTTCTTGGCGTGGTGGAGAGCGTGGATAAAAGCCTCACGCAAAAGGCCATGAGAGTGGCTTTGGGGCTTGAGATGATGCATACATACTCGCTCATCCACGATGATCTGCCTTTGATGGATAACGCAAGCCTAAGACGTGGCACGCCAACACTTCATGTGACATACGACGAAACGACTGCGATACTTGCAGGAGATGCGCTAAATACGCATGCTTTTTATGAAATTTCACGCGCTGATCTGAGTGCTAAAACACGTATAAAATGCGTGGAAATTTTAAGCGAGAATGCTGGCGTTAGCGGCATGGTGCTGGGTCAGGCGCTGGATTGTTTTTTTGAAAATACAAACAAAGAGGACATCAAAAGAGCAAAGGCTAAATTTGGCCTATCTGGCAAGATGCTAAGCCTTGATGAGCTAGTCTTTTTGCACATCCACAAAACCGCAAAGCTGATCGCTGCTAGCCTAAAAATGGGTGCTGTGATAGTAAATTTAAGCGAAACAGAGTGCGAAAAAATTTATGATATCGGCCTAAAGCTCGGCCTTGCTTTTCAGATACAAGATGACATCATAGATCTTACAAGCGACGAGGCGGCCGCTGGAAAGCCTGTGCATAACGACCTAGCGAAAAACTCATTTACAAATTTACTTGGTCTATCTGGTGCAAAAAAGAAAAAAGATGAGCTAATTTGCGAGATAGAAGAGGCACTAAATCAGATAGACTCTGGCATAGCAAAGATGATCTTGGAGCTTACGGATAAACACCTTAGATAA
- a CDS encoding PDZ domain-containing protein, producing the protein MRLKYKFALAFLLSALCLNADPRPTQEDFNACFEKNKNSIVSVNKHFGVAITKNLIAVPKSEGAPLGEYVKFDPYLQLFLVRSSKELSPVVMADETNEERIKKSTWVGILNDANNTVMGHIKSLGQNLGDFDTLSFEYNATGEINTPCCKMIGIAVGADKFIPNRYLKHFVSYDDVYYGDIGVKFLQKEDKFFVGLVDPLGRGKMMMVDDELVTINGIKPKSLRELNEMVLFAPKGAKLDIIVKRDREQLLFQVPVSGDVKFNQSLEINAPSSLDLPNLNVMPKSPESLLDDKILVDYGITVDKNLVVTKVEPKSNADIFGIKIGDKILGYNKESVSSREELLENISDLQNFVLLFSRNDFQFFARVPK; encoded by the coding sequence ATGAGACTAAAATATAAATTTGCCCTTGCTTTTTTGCTATCAGCGCTTTGCCTAAATGCCGATCCTAGGCCTACGCAAGAGGACTTTAACGCCTGCTTTGAAAAGAACAAAAACTCAATCGTCTCAGTAAATAAACACTTTGGCGTGGCTATCACTAAAAATTTGATCGCAGTGCCAAAAAGCGAGGGAGCTCCGCTTGGCGAATATGTCAAATTTGACCCATATTTGCAGCTCTTTTTGGTCCGCTCTAGCAAGGAGCTAAGCCCTGTCGTGATGGCTGATGAGACCAACGAGGAGCGCATAAAAAAGAGCACTTGGGTTGGAATTTTAAATGACGCAAACAACACCGTCATGGGTCACATCAAGTCTTTAGGGCAAAATTTAGGCGACTTTGACACACTAAGCTTCGAGTATAACGCAACTGGCGAGATAAACACGCCTTGTTGCAAGATGATAGGCATAGCTGTTGGAGCTGATAAATTTATACCAAACCGCTATCTAAAGCACTTTGTATCTTACGATGACGTCTACTACGGCGATATCGGCGTGAAGTTCTTGCAAAAAGAGGATAAATTCTTTGTGGGTCTTGTTGATCCTTTGGGCCGCGGCAAGATGATGATGGTTGATGATGAGCTTGTTACGATAAATGGCATAAAACCAAAGAGTCTAAGAGAGCTAAATGAGATGGTGCTTTTTGCTCCAAAGGGCGCAAAACTAGACATTATCGTGAAGCGTGACAGAGAGCAGCTACTCTTTCAAGTGCCAGTAAGCGGGGATGTGAAATTTAACCAAAGCTTAGAAATAAACGCCCCTTCAAGCCTTGATCTGCCAAATTTAAACGTCATGCCAAAGTCGCCTGAGAGCTTGCTTGATGATAAAATTTTGGTGGATTATGGTATCACGGTCGATAAAAATTTAGTCGTTACTAAGGTCGAGCCAAAGTCAAATGCCGACATCTTTGGCATAAAGATCGGCGATAAAATTTTAGGCTACAACAAAGAGAGTGTGAGTAGCCGCGAGGAGCTTTTAGAAAATATAAGCGACCTGCAAAATTTCGTGCTTTTATTTAGTAGAAATGACTTTCAGTTCTTTGCAAGAGTGCCAAAATGA
- a CDS encoding YbaB/EbfC family nucleoid-associated protein: protein MFEGFDFSKMGQMLEDVQKQAKQMEEESKNKEFGAKSGGGLVSVRANGSGEILDISIDDSLLEDKESMQILLISAVNDVLKSVEADKKNTASRMLGGLASMGIK from the coding sequence ATGTTTGAGGGATTTGACTTTTCAAAGATGGGGCAGATGCTTGAAGATGTGCAAAAGCAAGCCAAGCAGATGGAAGAAGAGAGCAAAAATAAAGAATTTGGCGCAAAAAGCGGCGGCGGGCTAGTTAGCGTTAGAGCAAACGGCAGTGGTGAGATACTTGATATCAGCATAGATGATAGCTTGCTTGAAGATAAAGAGAGTATGCAAATTTTGCTAATAAGCGCCGTAAATGACGTGCTAAAATCAGTTGAGGCCGATAAGAAAAACACCGCTTCAAGGATGCTTGGCGGCCTTGCTTCGATGGGGATAAAATGA
- the panD gene encoding aspartate 1-decarboxylase: MNIEILASKIHRAVVTDANLNYVGSISIGEELIKAANLIENQKVEILDVNNGERFATYVIKGKKGEICLNGAAARKVCVGDVVIIVAYASMKFKKAKKFKPTIVHVNNKNEIVKE; encoded by the coding sequence ATGAATATAGAAATTTTAGCTAGTAAGATCCACAGAGCCGTCGTAACGGACGCAAATTTAAACTATGTTGGCTCGATCAGCATCGGCGAGGAGCTTATAAAGGCTGCAAATTTGATAGAAAATCAAAAGGTTGAAATTTTAGATGTAAATAATGGCGAGAGATTTGCCACATACGTGATAAAGGGCAAAAAGGGTGAAATTTGCCTAAACGGCGCAGCTGCTAGAAAGGTCTGCGTTGGCGACGTGGTTATCATCGTGGCGTATGCTAGTATGAAATTTAAAAAGGCTAAGAAATTTAAGCCAACCATCGTGCACGTAAATAACAAAAACGAGATCGTAAAGGAGTAG
- a CDS encoding UDP-N-acetylmuramoyl-L-alanyl-D-glutamate--2,6-diaminopimelate ligase translates to MKISVENSFITDDSNECEEGSFFVQTAANAKFAEAAVKNGAKIISLEECKKLLKIDENLKIVGITGTNGKTTTAAAIYETLRNLGKKCGLSGTRGAFVEGKQIDDKALTTSAILKTLSYLKAASEQGCEYFVMEVSSHAIAQKRIESLKFALKIFTNLTQDHLDYHKSMEEYARVKSSFFDDDCMKLINADDNGIKFNPKNAYTYSLKKPASFAPIVYGLKDGIDAVIKTPNGDVEIDSSLQGEFNLYNLIAALGAVCLLERPDATALSKAISKFKGVSGRMEVVSTDPLVIVDFAHTPDGIEKVLNSLRHLNLIAVFGAGGDRDRTKRPKMGAIAQKYARICIVTSDNPRSEEPESIIDEICAGMSQNENLIRNANRKEAIALAISKLEPGWALVILGKGDEPHQEIKGVKHPFSDKEVVKELLKR, encoded by the coding sequence ATGAAAATATCAGTAGAAAATAGCTTCATAACAGATGACTCAAACGAGTGCGAAGAGGGCTCGTTTTTTGTACAAACTGCTGCAAATGCAAAATTTGCAGAGGCGGCGGTAAAAAATGGTGCAAAGATAATCAGCCTTGAAGAGTGCAAAAAGCTTTTAAAAATCGATGAAAACTTAAAGATAGTTGGCATCACAGGCACAAATGGCAAGACCACAACGGCTGCTGCTATCTATGAGACTTTACGAAATTTAGGCAAAAAATGCGGCCTAAGTGGCACAAGAGGGGCATTTGTAGAGGGCAAGCAGATAGACGATAAGGCGCTTACGACGAGTGCTATTTTAAAGACCCTTTCTTACCTTAAAGCAGCTAGTGAGCAAGGCTGCGAGTACTTTGTGATGGAGGTTAGCTCGCACGCGATCGCTCAAAAGCGCATAGAGAGCTTAAAATTTGCTCTAAAAATTTTTACAAACCTAACTCAAGACCATCTCGACTACCACAAGAGCATGGAGGAGTACGCTAGGGTAAAGTCGAGCTTTTTTGATGATGATTGCATGAAGCTTATAAATGCTGATGATAATGGCATTAAATTTAACCCAAAAAACGCTTATACGTATTCGCTTAAAAAACCAGCCAGCTTTGCGCCGATAGTTTATGGGTTAAAGGACGGCATAGACGCAGTTATCAAGACGCCAAATGGCGATGTGGAGATAGACTCAAGCTTGCAAGGTGAGTTTAATCTTTATAATCTAATCGCCGCACTTGGCGCTGTTTGCTTGCTAGAGCGTCCAGACGCGACCGCGCTTTCAAAGGCGATAAGCAAATTTAAAGGGGTTAGTGGCAGAATGGAAGTGGTTAGCACCGATCCGCTAGTCATCGTGGATTTTGCCCATACGCCTGATGGCATAGAAAAGGTGCTAAACTCGCTTAGACATCTAAATTTGATCGCAGTCTTTGGTGCAGGCGGCGATAGAGATAGGACAAAGCGCCCAAAAATGGGAGCGATTGCCCAAAAATACGCAAGAATTTGTATCGTCACAAGCGACAATCCAAGAAGCGAAGAGCCAGAGAGCATAATCGATGAAATTTGCGCTGGTATGAGTCAAAATGAAAATTTGATACGAAACGCCAACCGCAAAGAGGCGATCGCGCTAGCCATTAGCAAGCTAGAGCCTGGCTGGGCGCTTGTCATACTTGGCAAAGGTGACGAGCCACATCAGGAGATAAAGGGCGTCAAGCACCCATTTAGCGACAAAGAAGTAGTAAAAGAGCTTTTAAAGAGGTAA
- a CDS encoding histidine kinase, with the protein MIDYKKIGIKYFKRSKFKEAIFYFSLAYEKTQDKNLLFLIQICSLGEKNAEEAKLLFDYFMDKLRAGEDDEGMDEILKILESRLASDEYFEEQDAISYEDFKKAVYKDGSFKKVFENIMFSTKVMISNKDDFLEFLGNLIKNDFIEMSINYLESAAVMFGGDERIDQLFKEIQKRQNDENISRK; encoded by the coding sequence TTGATAGATTATAAAAAAATAGGCATTAAATACTTTAAACGCTCAAAATTTAAAGAAGCGATCTTTTACTTCTCTCTAGCTTACGAAAAGACACAGGATAAAAATTTACTATTTTTGATACAAATTTGCTCCCTTGGCGAGAAAAATGCAGAGGAAGCAAAACTTTTATTTGACTATTTTATGGATAAACTAAGAGCTGGCGAAGACGATGAAGGAATGGATGAAATTTTAAAAATTTTAGAATCAAGATTGGCTAGCGATGAGTATTTTGAAGAGCAAGACGCGATCAGCTACGAGGACTTTAAAAAGGCTGTTTATAAGGACGGGAGCTTCAAAAAAGTCTTTGAAAATATCATGTTCTCAACCAAGGTAATGATCTCAAACAAAGATGATTTTTTAGAATTTTTGGGAAATTTGATAAAAAATGACTTCATAGAAATGAGTATAAACTATCTTGAGAGTGCGGCGGTGATGTTTGGTGGCGATGAGCGCATAGATCAGCTTTTTAAAGAGATACAAAAAAGACAAAACGATGAAAATATCAGTAGAAAATAG
- a CDS encoding NifU family protein, with protein sequence MIPFSDEELLKPVSASLQKVLPMLENDGGGMELLGIKNGKIYVRLIGHCHGCAASTTTLKYGLERQLRMDIHPELEVVNIPIGEEFDIDRL encoded by the coding sequence ATGATCCCATTTAGCGATGAAGAACTTTTAAAACCAGTCAGTGCGAGTTTGCAAAAGGTATTACCGATGCTTGAAAATGATGGCGGTGGCATGGAGCTACTCGGCATAAAAAACGGCAAAATTTATGTAAGACTTATAGGGCATTGTCATGGATGTGCGGCTAGCACAACTACACTAAAATATGGACTCGAAAGACAACTTCGTATGGATATTCACCCAGAGCTTGAGGTCGTAAATATCCCGATCGGCGAGGAATTTGACATTGATAGATTATAA
- a CDS encoding NrtA/SsuA/CpmA family ABC transporter substrate-binding protein: MRKFFKILCVASLLCLVANASELDKIGMTYVKSPLNVPSIVDKFKGFYAKSFGMPVEYSEITSGAKQTQALASNSLQFLNCVGGTSVILAAANKADIKIISAYSRAPEAFAIFAKDKGIKTAKDLKGKKIAGPKGTILNELLVRYLALGGLSINDVEFISMGIPAAQAALENGSVDAALLAGPAAYNAKKSGLSVVTTGKGVITPVIVTATSGEFYKKHKDLVEKFKKAQDEILAFMKANEEEALKFTAEETGLSIEAVKSMYPQYDFSPKITPEDIKALEATQEFMLESKMIEQKVDIKSLLID, encoded by the coding sequence ATGAGAAAGTTTTTTAAGATTTTGTGTGTAGCCTCTTTGCTTTGTCTAGTCGCAAACGCAAGTGAGCTAGATAAGATCGGTATGACCTATGTCAAATCGCCGCTAAACGTCCCATCGATCGTCGATAAATTTAAAGGCTTTTATGCTAAATCTTTTGGCATGCCAGTCGAGTACTCTGAGATAACATCAGGTGCAAAGCAGACTCAAGCTCTAGCTTCAAACTCACTTCAGTTTTTAAATTGTGTTGGCGGAACTTCGGTCATACTTGCAGCAGCAAATAAAGCTGACATAAAGATCATAAGTGCCTATTCAAGAGCACCTGAAGCTTTTGCGATATTTGCTAAGGATAAAGGTATAAAAACCGCTAAAGACTTAAAAGGTAAAAAAATAGCAGGCCCAAAAGGTACGATCTTAAACGAGCTTTTGGTTAGATATCTTGCTCTTGGCGGACTTAGTATAAATGACGTAGAGTTCATCTCTATGGGCATCCCAGCTGCACAAGCTGCACTTGAAAATGGTAGCGTCGATGCAGCACTTCTTGCTGGACCAGCTGCTTATAATGCTAAAAAATCAGGACTTAGTGTCGTAACAACAGGCAAGGGCGTCATCACTCCAGTCATCGTCACTGCCACAAGCGGAGAATTTTACAAAAAGCATAAAGATCTAGTTGAAAAATTTAAAAAGGCTCAAGATGAAATTTTGGCTTTCATGAAAGCAAATGAGGAAGAGGCATTAAAATTTACAGCTGAAGAGACCGGGCTTAGCATAGAGGCGGTAAAGAGTATGTATCCGCAGTATGACTTTAGTCCAAAGATCACGCCTGAAGATATAAAAGCACTTGAAGCTACGCAAGAATTTATGCTTGAGAGCAAGATGATCGAGCAAAAAGTAGATATAAAATCACTTCTAATAGATTAA
- a CDS encoding ABC transporter ATP-binding protein, producing MIEILNLSKHFFINDKRIDVLKELNLTIKKDKITVILGRSGCGKTTLLRLIAGLDGVSLGEINFKEQAKIGFVFQEPRLMPFLNVYENIVFVLKKYEIDEVKINRLISMIGLSDFKFAAVSQLSGGMSSRVSLARVLAYEANLILMDEPFAALDAFTRASMQAEILKLQAGKTIIFVTHNVDEALYLADEIILLEKGGMKSSDDLSNLAKPRDLLCDELINLKRKILSEI from the coding sequence ATGATAGAAATTTTAAATTTATCCAAGCATTTTTTTATTAATGACAAGCGTATCGACGTTTTAAAAGAGCTAAATTTAACTATAAAAAAAGATAAGATCACTGTAATACTTGGCAGAAGTGGTTGCGGTAAAACTACGCTTTTAAGGCTTATTGCTGGACTTGATGGCGTAAGTCTAGGTGAGATAAATTTTAAAGAGCAAGCAAAGATCGGCTTTGTATTTCAAGAGCCTAGGCTCATGCCTTTTTTAAATGTCTATGAAAATATCGTATTTGTGCTTAAAAAGTATGAGATAGACGAGGTAAAGATAAATAGGCTCATATCGATGATAGGGCTTAGCGACTTTAAATTTGCCGCTGTTTCGCAGCTATCTGGCGGTATGAGTTCGCGCGTTTCTCTTGCAAGAGTGCTTGCATATGAAGCAAATTTGATCCTTATGGATGAGCCATTTGCGGCGCTTGATGCTTTTACGAGAGCCAGCATGCAGGCTGAAATTTTAAAGCTCCAAGCCGGCAAAACCATCATTTTTGTCACTCATAATGTCGATGAAGCTCTATATTTAGCAGATGAGATAATTTTGCTTGAAAAAGGCGGGATGAAATCAAGCGATGATCTATCAAATCTAGCTAAGCCAAGAGATTTGCTTTGCGATGAATTAATAAATTTAAAGCGTAAAATTTTGAGCGAAATTTAG
- a CDS encoding ABC transporter permease — MIEIFKKSVLILVIFVLWQVVCELEIFTPYILPSPITTLKTMFDMSLSGELITHVMISFKRIFVGYILAFVLAFAFGGVAALFPKASIYYEWILEFFRNVPPLSLIAILVLWFGINETPKIIIIILASFFPMFLSISKGLTSCDVKLIEVGKIFCFSKFEIFYKIILKNAIKDIFVGMRIGFGYAMRAIVGAEMIAASSGLGYLILDAEELSRADRIFVGIFTIGICGVLIDRIFLFLISKFSLLRSEK, encoded by the coding sequence ATGATAGAAATTTTTAAAAAGAGCGTTTTGATCCTAGTGATCTTTGTCCTCTGGCAGGTCGTTTGTGAGCTAGAAATTTTCACGCCCTATATCTTGCCAAGTCCTATTACGACACTTAAAACGATGTTTGACATGAGCTTAAGTGGCGAGTTAATAACGCATGTGATGATTAGCTTTAAGCGTATATTTGTTGGCTATATTTTGGCTTTTGTTTTGGCATTTGCTTTTGGCGGAGTGGCAGCGCTATTTCCAAAAGCTAGTATTTATTACGAGTGGATACTAGAGTTTTTTAGAAATGTTCCACCACTTAGCCTTATTGCTATTTTGGTGCTTTGGTTTGGTATAAACGAAACTCCAAAAATTATTATTATCATCTTAGCATCGTTTTTTCCAATGTTTTTAAGTATTTCAAAAGGGCTAACTAGCTGCGATGTGAAGCTTATTGAGGTTGGTAAAATTTTTTGTTTTAGTAAATTTGAAATTTTTTACAAAATCATCCTAAAAAATGCCATAAAAGATATTTTTGTAGGTATGCGCATAGGTTTTGGCTACGCTATGCGAGCGATTGTGGGAGCGGAGATGATCGCAGCTTCCAGCGGGCTAGGCTATCTCATACTAGATGCGGAGGAGCTTTCGCGCGCAGATAGGATATTTGTTGGCATTTTTACGATAGGAATTTGTGGCGTACTCATAGATAGGATATTTTTATTTTTGATATCTAAATTTAGCCTTTTACGAAGTGAAAAATGA